GGGAAGGCGACAGTGGTCGTGGTCGCGAGGGTCGACCCATCGGCAATCACGATGTAACACTTCTTCGGCCAAGCACAGGTCGGGCCCTTGGCGGGCTTGAAGTCCGAGCCGGTGAGAATGGTGAAGTTGAACGTCGCAGCACCATTCGTGGCAGGCGTGACCGTGGGTGACGTGGTGTCGCAGTACCCCTCATCCTGCTTTTCGATTGCGTTGGCCGAGCACTCAACGGCGTAGAGGTCCGCGGTGTCGGTCGGGAACTTCGAGGCCTTGACCTTCACGACCTGCTGGTCGACCAAGTTCGTGGACGGCGTCACCGTTGCCTTACCGAAACCGGTGATCCCTGCCGGGCGTAGGTGCGGCGCCGCGCCCGCCGGCAAGCCACTGGACGCGACCAGCCCGCCGGC
This Mycobacteriales bacterium DNA region includes the following protein-coding sequences:
- a CDS encoding Ig-like domain-containing protein, translating into MRIHKIAAATLMSVALAGGLVASSGLPAGAAPHLRPAGITGFGKATVTPSTNLVDQQVVKVKASKFPTDTADLYAVECSANAIEKQDEGYCDTTSPTVTPATNGAATFNFTILTGSDFKPAKGPTCAWPKKCYIVIADGSTLATTTTVAFPKITFKDPRPTTKTKVTTKKTAKVKKSVTLKAATTHTKSDGTFSGTATFYDNGKKLKKVKESAHGKASLKWKFKKAGKQHIEVKYSGSSKYQPSKGKTTIKITK